From the genome of Acidobacteriota bacterium:
GGCGACATGCTGCGCATCTTCGTGGTGTCCGACGCCACCGGCCGCACCTGCCATACGGTCGTCCAGGCGGCGCTGTCCCAATTCAACACCAGCCAGGTTGAGGTGGTCACCCTCCCCCATGTGCGCACCTTCGAGCAGATCGAGGCGATCCTCGACCGGGCTGACCGGACGGGCGGCGTGGTCGTCTACACGATGGTGGCGGCGGAGTTCCGCCAGCGGATCTACGAACTGGGCCGGCTCAAGGGTGTGCCCACGGTGGATATCCTCGGTCCCGTGCTGACGCGATTTTCCGACATCCTGGAAGTTTCGCCGCTGGCCCAGCCGGGCCTCTTCCGCCAGCTCGACCAGAAGTACTTCAAGCGGATCGAGGCGGTGGACTACACCATCAAGCACGACGACGGTGTCGGACTGGCCACGCTGGACCAGGCGGAAATCGTGCTCCTGGGCGTGTCGCGCACGTCCAAAACACCCGTGAGCATCTACCTGGCCTACCGCGGCTGGAAGGCCGCCAACGTGCCGGTGGTGCTTGGTCAGCCGCTGCCCGAAGAGCTCTTCACCGTGGACCCGCGCCGGGTGGTCGCCCTGACCATCAATCCCGACCGGCTCCAGCTCATCCGTCAGGAGCGGGCCCGCCACCAGCGTTCGGGCGCCCTGGTCGAGTACACGGATCCCCGCCTCATCGGCGACGAGGTCGCCTACGGCGTCTGCCTTTACCGCCGGCATGGCTGGCCCATCATCGACGTGACCTTCCGCTCCATCGAGGAAACCGCCACCGAAGCGGCCCGGATCATGTTCTCCCACTTCGGCGCCAAGCGGGACGGCTTCTCCGAAGTGCTGCCCGAAATCTGAGCCGCCCGGCTGCCCGGCCGGCAGGCGGCGCACCCTGCAACAAAACCAGCCCGCCGTGCGTATATAGCGGAGGAAGACAATCCTGTCCGGGGGAAGTGACTATGAGCGTTTCACCGACTCTCGAAGCGCCCGGTGGCAGCGTCGAGGCGACCGCCCTGCGCGTCCTCATTGTCGATGACGAAACTCTGGCGCGCAAACGCGTCCGCCGGCTGCTGCAGGGCGAGGCCCGAGTGGACGTGATCGGCGAATGTGCCAACGGGCCCGACGCCGTCGCGGTGATCCGGGAACAGGCGCCGGACCTGGTCCTGCTCGACGTGCAGATGCCCGGCATGGACGGCCTGGCGGTCATCGATGCGGTGGGCGCCGACCGGATGCCGCCGGTGGTATTCGTCACGGCGCACGAGGCATACGCCCGTCAGGCGTTCGACGTCCATGCGGTGGACTACCTCCTGAAGCCGTTCGACCAGGACCGCCTGCATGAGGCGCTGAACCGGGCGCGCCGCCGCTGCGGGAGCCGCGCCGACAACGGCCTGCCGGTACAACTGGCGGAGCTGGTGCAGGACATGCAGCGCCGCCGCAGCCACCTGCAGCGGATCGCCGTGCGCACCGACGGCCGCGTCCTGTTGGTGCCCGTGTCCGAGGTGGACTGGCTGGAGTCGGCGGGCAACTACATCTGCCTGCATTCCGGGTCGCAGACCCACATCGTCCGGGAGACGATGGCCCGACTGGAGGAACAGCTGGACCCCGCCCGCTTCGCCCGGATCCACCGGTCCACCATGATCAACCTGAATCGGATCCGGGAGCTGCAGCCGTACTTCCACGGCGACTACAAGGTGCTGCTGGAGGACGGGACCGAGTTGACGCTGAGCCGCAATTACCGCGAGAACCTGATGAGCCGGCTGGGTTTGGCCAACTGAGACCGCCCGATTCACGCGTGTT
Proteins encoded in this window:
- a CDS encoding kinase/pyrophosphorylase, whose product is MNPGLGDMLRIFVVSDATGRTCHTVVQAALSQFNTSQVEVVTLPHVRTFEQIEAILDRADRTGGVVVYTMVAAEFRQRIYELGRLKGVPTVDILGPVLTRFSDILEVSPLAQPGLFRQLDQKYFKRIEAVDYTIKHDDGVGLATLDQAEIVLLGVSRTSKTPVSIYLAYRGWKAANVPVVLGQPLPEELFTVDPRRVVALTINPDRLQLIRQERARHQRSGALVEYTDPRLIGDEVAYGVCLYRRHGWPIIDVTFRSIEETATEAARIMFSHFGAKRDGFSEVLPEI
- a CDS encoding response regulator transcription factor, with the translated sequence MSVSPTLEAPGGSVEATALRVLIVDDETLARKRVRRLLQGEARVDVIGECANGPDAVAVIREQAPDLVLLDVQMPGMDGLAVIDAVGADRMPPVVFVTAHEAYARQAFDVHAVDYLLKPFDQDRLHEALNRARRRCGSRADNGLPVQLAELVQDMQRRRSHLQRIAVRTDGRVLLVPVSEVDWLESAGNYICLHSGSQTHIVRETMARLEEQLDPARFARIHRSTMINLNRIRELQPYFHGDYKVLLEDGTELTLSRNYRENLMSRLGLAN